The proteins below are encoded in one region of Streptomyces marianii:
- a CDS encoding bacterial proteasome activator family protein — MEMPRSERSQESPPVLIVGQNGMALGGGEGDGEPREVPVTEMVEQPAKVMRIGSMIKQLLEEVRAAPLDEASRVRLKEIHASSVKELEEGLAPELVEELERLSLPFTDETVPSEAELRIAQAQLVGWLEGLFHGIQTALFAQQMAARAQLEQMRRALPPGAPTDDDPLHGGAARSGPYL; from the coding sequence ATGGAGATGCCGAGGAGTGAACGGTCGCAGGAGAGTCCCCCGGTCCTCATCGTGGGACAGAACGGGATGGCGCTCGGCGGCGGTGAAGGTGACGGCGAGCCTCGCGAGGTCCCGGTGACGGAGATGGTCGAACAGCCCGCGAAGGTCATGCGGATCGGCAGCATGATCAAGCAGCTGCTGGAGGAGGTGCGCGCGGCACCTCTGGACGAGGCGAGCCGGGTCCGGCTGAAGGAGATCCATGCGAGCTCGGTGAAGGAACTCGAGGAAGGGCTGGCCCCTGAGCTCGTCGAGGAGCTTGAGCGGCTCTCGCTTCCGTTCACCGACGAGACCGTGCCCTCGGAGGCCGAGCTGCGCATCGCGCAGGCCCAGCTGGTCGGCTGGCTCGAAGGGCTCTTCCACGGCATCCAGACGGCGCTGTTCGCCCAGCAGATGGCGGCCCGCGCCCAGCTCGAGCAGATGCGCCGTGCGCTCCCCCCGGGTGCTCCGACCGACGACGACCCCCTCCACGGCGGCGCCGCCCGCTCGGGCCCCTACCTCTGA